A segment of the Nitrosopumilaceae archaeon genome:
AGAAACACTCCCAAAATTAATGCCGCAATAAAATCTCCTTGGTAATAACCAATTGTGACCAACAAAATTCCAACTAGCGCTACTGATGTAGCGCTCATGTCCATAAATGCATGATACAAGTCGACTCGCAAAGTAGAACCCTCTATTTTTTTCAGTGCCCTTCTAAGAATTCCAATTCTAAATATATCAGAACAAAGTGTGTATACGGCTGCTCCAATTGCCATTATCCCTGGAACAACGGTGGGAGGCGGACCTTGCATCCTTGAAATAGACTCGTAAATGAAAAAGGCTGCTATTACAAGAATGATAATACCGCCAACAAAACTGCCCATTGTCTCAATCTTGCCATGACCATACGTGTGCTCACGATCGGGAGGTTTTGTAGCCCATCTTGCCGCAACAAGCAAAATGGCAGTAACGATAGAATCTAAAACAGCATGAATACTATCTGTGATTAGAGCAAGACTGTTTGAAAATACTCCTATTGTAAGCTCTACCACAAACGCAGAAATTATTATAGCTAGTGAGATCCTGAGTGTATTTGTTTTAAGATTTTGCAAACTCATTTTTTCAGTCCCAATACTTGTAACACATCTTCAAAGTTTTCACGTGACTGATCATTTTTGTATTTTTTTAGTGAAGCAATCAGTTTTTTTCTATTAGGAACTTTGATTATTTTTTTTACCATATTTGCAATACCAGAGCCAATGAATATGCTTTGGGTTGCTGATGTTACATTTGATGTTCTTCTATTCACACTAGCACTTTCAAAATCAATTATGCAAATTTTCTTGCCAACTATAACATGTTTGTGAATATGGCTTAGCTCACCATGATCAAGACAGATTTTATCCAAACTATAACAATCCTCAAGCACCTTTAGTATAGTAGATCTAAGTTTTGCGGCACTACCTTTACCCTTTAGATCCCGAATCCAATCAATTATTTTTTTGCCTTCAAGATACTCCATTATTATGAAATTTTTGCTACTATCTATCAGCTTTGGACCAACATCTACTTCGTTTGCCAGGCTTAGAAGCTTTGCTTCACTTTTCATTTCAGGT
Coding sequences within it:
- a CDS encoding serine/threonine protein kinase, which produces MDSSLVPLSKLAIEPYSSILGYPKATRGELSKRTTELKKLGIKGVSFTGTTTLNNIPVLGKGYVGVVVLSNQRKKIVALKIRRMDASRPEMKSEAKLLSLANEVDVGPKLIDSSKNFIIMEYLEGKKIIDWIRDLKGKGSAAKLRSTILKVLEDCYSLDKICLDHGELSHIHKHVIVGKKICIIDFESASVNRRTSNVTSATQSIFIGSGIANMVKKIIKVPNRKKLIASLKKYKNDQSRENFEDVLQVLGLKK